One Actinoplanes missouriensis 431 DNA segment encodes these proteins:
- a CDS encoding ATP-binding protein, translating to MSEADSAGPIGLLRDKRMRRHLLISASVLVAALATFLPLWSLTSSNFDEVEHRDAVRQAAGLQAALNAQAQRLIDFGITNSVWTGAVDVIRTGDSDMALTNFPPHLIGGAYHFAGLIAVNRAGRIRGGGLVVGGVYQRLPGQFPEAPILQLMWQPDAAAGTPACGLVTVAREPHLYCGFPAYHTHGKGNSNGGLIMLKPVDAALLATLSEAADAQVYLSTDPGRAQVTHGELPTLLGPMTVNTDLSGHAMTAHAVVTGVDGQIVRLHAVRDRPMREMASTTLSMMLLAAAGFTIVIVVLMIVLVRSSVQVQIGPLRHTTERIMNSGDLSLRVPALGRGHIAGLGRTINAMLGALQQQEQQIVQAHKREEQQLNNRRLEGLGQLAGGVAHDFNNILAVISNYAEMISETLDSPVPDPQDLADARKDIGQISRAAERAARLTKQLLAFGRRDITQVEVLDLNHVIGDIEPMLHRTIGEHIHLVTSLDPQLWHTQADVGQLEQILLNLVANARDAMPGGGTLSIETSNAELGEYDVRDGSPLQAGRYVRVRVSDTGSGMPPEVIERAFEPFYTTKPKGSGTGLGLATVHGIVAAAGGDVNLSSDSGIGTTVTVTLPAVDTPADTLTPDTGKPVEPVTGRPPHETILMVEDEGDLRVITGRILTRAGYHVLTARGGEQALHLAQTHPGPIDLLLTDVIMPEMTGNQVAARVEALRPGIPVLYMSGYAEPVLAENGTLPEGVTIIEKPFTSKELLDHISTRLHRADRLPGPANGSFVNQ from the coding sequence GTGAGCGAGGCCGACTCGGCGGGGCCGATAGGGCTGTTACGCGACAAGAGGATGCGCCGGCATCTGCTGATAAGCGCCAGTGTCCTTGTTGCCGCGCTGGCGACGTTCCTGCCTCTCTGGTCGCTGACCAGCAGTAACTTCGACGAGGTCGAACATCGTGACGCCGTCCGGCAGGCGGCAGGGTTGCAGGCGGCGTTGAACGCCCAGGCGCAACGGCTGATCGACTTCGGGATCACCAACTCGGTGTGGACCGGCGCGGTCGACGTGATCCGTACCGGCGACTCCGACATGGCGCTGACGAACTTCCCGCCCCACCTGATCGGCGGCGCCTACCATTTCGCCGGACTGATCGCGGTGAACCGGGCCGGGCGGATCCGCGGCGGCGGCCTGGTCGTCGGCGGTGTTTATCAGCGCCTGCCCGGTCAGTTCCCCGAGGCGCCGATCCTGCAACTCATGTGGCAACCCGACGCCGCCGCGGGGACACCGGCGTGCGGTCTGGTCACCGTCGCCCGGGAACCGCACCTGTACTGCGGATTCCCCGCCTACCACACCCACGGCAAAGGCAACAGCAACGGCGGCTTGATCATGCTGAAACCGGTCGACGCCGCCCTGCTCGCCACACTGTCCGAGGCAGCCGACGCCCAGGTGTATCTGAGCACGGACCCCGGAAGGGCCCAGGTAACGCACGGGGAACTTCCCACTCTGCTCGGCCCGATGACGGTCAACACCGACCTTTCCGGACACGCCATGACCGCCCACGCCGTCGTCACCGGCGTCGACGGGCAGATCGTCAGGCTGCACGCCGTCCGGGACCGGCCCATGCGCGAGATGGCCTCCACCACCTTGAGCATGATGTTGCTGGCCGCTGCGGGATTCACCATCGTCATCGTCGTGTTGATGATCGTGTTGGTGCGCAGCAGTGTCCAGGTACAGATCGGCCCACTGCGGCACACCACCGAGAGGATCATGAACTCCGGTGACCTGAGCTTGCGTGTGCCGGCCCTCGGCCGGGGCCACATCGCCGGGCTCGGCAGAACCATCAACGCGATGTTGGGCGCCCTGCAACAACAGGAGCAGCAGATCGTCCAAGCCCATAAACGGGAGGAGCAGCAGCTGAACAACCGCCGGCTGGAAGGTCTCGGCCAACTCGCCGGTGGCGTCGCCCACGACTTCAACAACATCCTGGCGGTGATCAGCAACTACGCAGAAATGATCTCCGAGACCCTCGACTCGCCAGTACCGGATCCGCAGGACCTGGCCGACGCACGTAAAGACATCGGCCAGATCAGCCGCGCCGCCGAGCGCGCCGCCCGGCTGACCAAACAACTACTCGCCTTCGGCCGCCGCGACATCACCCAGGTGGAGGTCCTCGACCTCAACCACGTCATCGGCGACATCGAACCCATGCTGCACCGCACCATCGGCGAGCACATCCACCTGGTCACGAGCCTGGACCCACAGCTGTGGCACACTCAAGCCGACGTCGGCCAGCTCGAGCAGATTCTGCTCAACCTCGTGGCCAACGCCCGTGACGCGATGCCTGGCGGTGGCACGCTGTCCATCGAGACCAGCAACGCCGAGCTCGGCGAATACGACGTCCGCGACGGCTCGCCCCTGCAGGCCGGACGTTACGTCCGGGTACGCGTCAGCGACACCGGCAGCGGCATGCCACCCGAAGTCATCGAACGCGCCTTCGAACCCTTTTACACCACCAAACCGAAAGGCTCCGGCACCGGCCTCGGACTCGCCACCGTGCACGGCATCGTCGCCGCAGCCGGCGGCGACGTGAACCTCTCCTCCGACAGCGGCATCGGCACCACCGTCACCGTCACCCTGCCCGCCGTCGACACGCCGGCGGACACCCTCACACCCGACACCGGCAAACCCGTCGAACCGGTCACCGGTCGCCCGCCGCACGAGACCATCCTGATGGTCGAAGACGAGGGCGACCTGCGAGTCATCACCGGCCGCATCCTCACCCGCGCCGGCTACCACGTGCTCACCGCCCGCGGCGGCGAACAAGCCCTCCACCTTGCCCAAACCCACCCAGGCCCCATCGACCTGCTGCTCACTGACGTGATCATGCCGGAGATGACCGGCAACCAGGTAGCCGCCCGCGTCGAAGCGCTCCGGCCCGGCATCCCGGTGCTCTACATGTCCGGCTACGCCGAACCCGTCCTGGCCGAGAACGGCACACTTCCCGAAGGTGTCACCATCATCGAGAAACCCTTCACCAGCAAGGAACTACTCGACCACATCAGCACCCGCCTCCACCGAGCCGACAGGCTGCCGGGGCCCGCAAACGGCTCCTTCGTCAACCAGTGA
- a CDS encoding RICIN domain-containing protein — MLTRAVLVPFLAAALLGGSATAAVAVPAPPPLLQGWLVTERNPARCLTGGPIGTVLFTSPCKAGDQAQDFFQTSEGRFTANGNCVQPVGSRLRVTACTFTGDQDWWFTGTLRAGRNGRCVTEVAIDRGGVGTVRLRECSEKPNRKWRNHTPW; from the coding sequence GTGCTGACCCGTGCTGTCCTCGTCCCGTTCCTGGCGGCCGCCCTGCTCGGCGGATCGGCGACCGCCGCGGTGGCCGTTCCCGCGCCGCCGCCGCTGCTGCAGGGCTGGCTGGTCACCGAGCGCAACCCGGCTCGCTGCCTGACCGGCGGGCCGATCGGCACGGTCCTGTTCACGTCCCCGTGCAAGGCCGGTGATCAGGCGCAGGACTTCTTCCAGACCAGTGAGGGCCGGTTCACCGCGAACGGGAACTGCGTGCAGCCGGTCGGCTCGCGGCTGCGGGTGACGGCCTGCACGTTCACCGGCGACCAGGACTGGTGGTTCACCGGCACGCTGCGGGCCGGGCGGAACGGCAGATGCGTCACCGAGGTCGCCATCGACCGGGGCGGGGTGGGTACGGTCCGGCTCCGCGAGTGCAGCGAGAAGCCGAACCGGAAGTGGCGCAACCACACCCCGTGGTGA
- a CDS encoding class I SAM-dependent methyltransferase: MTAQDRINAYWTGRAPAYDAYQQRAERLDDDRAAWAEIWKQALPPAPLDVLDIGTGSGHVAMSVAGLGHRVTGIDLSEGMLEQARRHAAEVTNAPDFRLGDAVAPDFPDAGFDAVVGRYVTWTLREPGTAVANWIRLLRPGGLVAMVDSTWFPDGLDEQTQPGVTAFYDEEVRSLLPLATAKSIDETALVLAAGGLKDIKVTPLTTIYDLDQRYGVSPGHEVQMQFLISGRA; this comes from the coding sequence ATGACCGCGCAGGACCGCATCAACGCCTACTGGACCGGACGGGCGCCCGCCTACGACGCCTACCAGCAGCGGGCGGAACGGCTCGACGACGACCGGGCGGCCTGGGCGGAGATCTGGAAGCAGGCCCTGCCGCCCGCGCCGCTGGACGTGCTCGACATCGGCACCGGCAGCGGGCACGTGGCCATGTCGGTGGCCGGCCTCGGCCACCGGGTGACCGGAATCGATCTGTCCGAGGGGATGCTGGAGCAGGCCCGCCGCCACGCCGCCGAGGTGACGAACGCGCCCGATTTCCGGCTCGGCGACGCCGTCGCGCCGGACTTCCCGGACGCCGGCTTCGACGCCGTCGTCGGCCGCTACGTGACGTGGACGCTGCGCGAGCCCGGCACCGCCGTCGCGAACTGGATCCGCCTGCTGCGTCCCGGCGGCCTGGTCGCCATGGTCGACAGCACCTGGTTCCCGGACGGTCTCGACGAACAGACCCAGCCGGGCGTCACCGCGTTCTACGACGAGGAGGTGCGGTCGCTGCTGCCGCTCGCCACCGCCAAGTCGATCGACGAGACCGCCCTGGTTCTCGCCGCCGGTGGCCTGAAGGACATCAAGGTCACCCCGCTGACCACCATCTACGACCTCGATCAGAGGTACGGGGTATCGCCCGGTCACGAGGTGCAGATGCAGTTCCTGATCAGCGGACGCGCCTGA
- a CDS encoding ABC transporter ATP-binding protein: MIEAAGVSWRYGANPVIDGVGVTARPGRVLGLIGPNGSGKTTLLRLLHGALRSPTGTVTVDGDALGALNPREAARRMAVVVQESGGETALTVAEMVLLGRGPHLSTFQRTGATDHEVAARCLDRVGATHLAARSFAGLSGGERQRVLIARALAQQATHLLLDEPTNHLDIRYQHEILRLVRGLGTCAVVVLHDLNLAARYCDDLVLLGQGAVVAAGEVSDVLRPEILEPVYGIGIRRLEIEGSLHLLFHPLHENEHEHEHEEISA, from the coding sequence ATGATCGAAGCCGCCGGAGTCTCCTGGCGCTACGGCGCGAACCCGGTCATCGACGGCGTCGGCGTGACCGCCCGGCCCGGCCGGGTGCTCGGCCTGATCGGCCCGAACGGCAGCGGCAAGACCACCCTGCTGCGGCTGCTGCACGGCGCGCTGCGCAGCCCGACCGGCACGGTCACCGTCGACGGCGACGCGCTCGGCGCGCTGAACCCGCGCGAGGCCGCCCGCCGGATGGCCGTCGTGGTGCAGGAGTCCGGCGGCGAGACCGCGCTGACCGTCGCCGAGATGGTGCTGCTCGGCCGTGGCCCGCACCTGTCGACGTTCCAGCGCACCGGCGCCACCGATCACGAGGTGGCCGCCCGCTGCCTGGATCGGGTCGGTGCAACCCACCTGGCGGCCCGCTCGTTCGCGGGACTGTCCGGCGGCGAGCGGCAGCGGGTGCTGATCGCCCGGGCGCTCGCCCAGCAGGCCACCCACCTGCTCCTCGACGAACCCACCAACCACCTGGACATCCGCTATCAGCACGAGATCCTGCGCCTGGTCCGCGGCCTCGGCACCTGTGCGGTGGTGGTGCTGCACGACCTGAACCTGGCCGCCCGGTACTGCGACGACCTGGTGCTGCTCGGCCAGGGCGCGGTGGTCGCGGCCGGCGAGGTGAGCGACGTGCTGCGGCCGGAGATCCTCGAACCGGTCTACGGCATCGGCATCCGGCGGCTGGAGATCGAGGGTTCGCTGCACCTGCTGTTCCACCCGCTGCACGAAAACGAGCACGAGCACGAGCACGAGGAGATCTCCGCATGA
- a CDS encoding ABC transporter substrate-binding protein: MITAAAMLLLLTAACVDPEASIEPAGGQYPLKLTNCGAEVVFDKAPERVVMLKSAAVPYLHSLGVMDRVTARAGQYPKDYYDGATQAEIDKIPLLTDKTDTSGHLQISKEVVISQQPDLVLGQVDNLSRETLDAVDIPLLEEPAMCPGATEVPSFDSVYRQMESYGTVFDRETEATAAITQLRERLAKIQKPSTVRTAAVLYPTVGGGVTYAYGSTSMAQPQLEAAGFTNVFGDSKERVFEVTLEELLGRNPDVLILLYSDGDPKAVEQAVTGLPGADKLKAVANGDVMPQLFNFTEPPSPLAVDGLEKIVQRFS, translated from the coding sequence ATGATCACTGCTGCGGCGATGCTCCTGCTCCTCACCGCCGCCTGCGTCGACCCCGAGGCGAGCATCGAACCCGCCGGCGGCCAGTACCCGCTGAAGCTGACCAACTGCGGGGCCGAGGTGGTCTTCGACAAGGCCCCGGAGCGCGTGGTCATGCTCAAGAGCGCCGCCGTGCCGTACCTGCACTCGCTCGGCGTCATGGACCGGGTCACCGCCCGGGCCGGCCAGTACCCGAAGGACTACTACGACGGCGCCACCCAGGCCGAGATCGACAAGATCCCGCTGCTCACCGACAAGACCGACACCAGCGGCCACCTGCAGATCTCCAAAGAGGTCGTGATCAGCCAGCAGCCCGACCTGGTGCTCGGCCAGGTCGACAACCTGTCCCGGGAGACCCTCGACGCGGTCGACATCCCGCTGCTGGAGGAACCGGCGATGTGCCCCGGCGCCACCGAGGTCCCCAGCTTCGACAGCGTCTACCGGCAGATGGAGTCCTACGGCACGGTCTTCGACCGCGAGACTGAGGCCACCGCCGCGATCACCCAGCTCCGGGAGCGTCTCGCCAAGATTCAAAAGCCGTCCACGGTACGTACGGCTGCGGTCCTCTATCCGACCGTCGGCGGCGGCGTGACCTACGCCTACGGGTCCACGAGCATGGCGCAGCCGCAGCTGGAGGCGGCCGGGTTCACCAACGTGTTCGGCGACAGCAAGGAGCGCGTCTTCGAGGTGACCCTCGAGGAGCTGCTCGGCCGCAACCCCGACGTGCTGATCCTGCTCTACAGCGACGGCGACCCCAAGGCCGTCGAGCAGGCCGTCACCGGGCTGCCCGGTGCCGACAAGCTCAAGGCCGTCGCGAACGGCGACGTCATGCCGCAGCTGTTCAACTTCACCGAGCCGCCGTCCCCGCTCGCCGTCGACGGCCTCGAGAAGATCGTGCAGCGCTTCTCATGA
- a CDS encoding FecCD family ABC transporter permease — MTTDVLGVGVQRRRTTIWLTVLTAALVVTGLVAVGTGAIGISPATVARIIAHQLLGIGDVTWTPPQEAIVWQVRLPRVILGILVGAGLAVCGVALQAMVRNVLADPYLLGINSGASSGAAAAILFGAGAGFGQYALSTSAFLGAMAASLGVFLIARSGGRVTSIRLLLAGVAVGYALYATTSFLIFASGSAEGARSVMFWLLGSLGLARWDALLAVAAVVIGGTIGYLTVIGRSLDALAVGDETAHTLGIAPDRLRLRLLVVVSLCVGVLVSASGSIGFVGLVVPHLARRIVGAPHVRVVPVAALLGAILLVWADVIARVLLAPQEIPIGIITALVGTPFLLLLIRRLYATAS; from the coding sequence GTGACCACCGACGTGCTCGGCGTCGGCGTGCAGCGACGCCGGACCACGATCTGGCTGACGGTCCTCACTGCGGCCCTCGTCGTGACCGGGCTGGTCGCCGTCGGCACGGGGGCGATCGGCATCAGCCCGGCCACCGTGGCCCGGATCATCGCCCACCAGCTGCTCGGCATCGGCGACGTCACCTGGACCCCGCCGCAGGAAGCCATCGTCTGGCAGGTCCGGCTCCCCCGGGTGATCCTCGGCATCCTGGTCGGCGCGGGCCTGGCGGTCTGCGGCGTGGCCCTGCAGGCGATGGTCCGCAACGTGCTCGCCGACCCCTACCTGCTCGGCATCAACTCGGGCGCGTCCAGCGGCGCCGCGGCGGCCATCCTCTTCGGAGCGGGCGCGGGCTTCGGCCAGTACGCGCTCTCCACCAGCGCCTTCCTCGGCGCGATGGCCGCCTCCCTGGGCGTCTTCCTGATCGCCCGCAGCGGCGGCCGGGTCACCTCGATCCGCCTGCTGCTCGCCGGCGTCGCGGTCGGCTACGCCCTGTACGCCACCACCAGCTTCCTGATCTTCGCGTCCGGGAGTGCCGAAGGCGCCCGATCGGTGATGTTCTGGCTGCTCGGCTCGCTGGGCCTGGCCCGCTGGGACGCGCTGCTCGCGGTCGCCGCCGTGGTGATCGGCGGCACCATCGGGTACCTCACCGTGATCGGCCGCAGCCTGGACGCCCTGGCCGTCGGCGACGAGACGGCCCACACGCTGGGCATCGCCCCGGACCGGCTGCGCCTGCGACTGCTCGTGGTGGTGTCGCTCTGCGTCGGGGTGCTGGTCTCCGCCTCCGGGAGCATCGGGTTCGTCGGTCTGGTCGTACCCCATCTGGCTCGCCGGATCGTCGGCGCCCCGCACGTGCGGGTGGTCCCGGTGGCCGCCCTGCTCGGCGCGATCCTGCTGGTCTGGGCGGACGTGATCGCCCGGGTGCTGCTCGCCCCGCAGGAGATCCCGATCGGCATCATCACCGCCCTGGTCGGCACCCCGTTCCTGCTCCTGTTGATCCGGCGTCTGTACGCCACCGCCTCCTGA
- a CDS encoding FUSC family protein, whose translation MFKIKALLPAGVAATAATVAWLLAAHVIGHPDPLFAPSATLIVLAESRGRQLRQTTEIVFGVAAGVLVAELVVLGLGSGVLSLFVVLLLTVGPMIAAGASSTLVTNSAISAIYLVVVAAPQGRLVPFRFADALIGGAVAIAASQLLVARKPLAPLVAEARRTYADLADLLDDLNEALTRHDEKAADAVLDRTHQLNVCVERLHAAALAAGETLRLRVRKRRRLRQVRNVEETTHQLDHVVGNVWMLARNAVTLTRLHSETPPDLNRAIGALAGAVRSAGESLATDLTGRDDPDRHAGQADADALEAVRIAGKLLDEAPPLPVTMIVGQIRTTAVDLLRGVGQDDDAVLSRVDEALGWTP comes from the coding sequence GTGTTCAAGATCAAAGCACTGCTGCCGGCGGGCGTCGCCGCCACGGCCGCGACCGTCGCCTGGCTTCTCGCCGCGCACGTGATCGGCCACCCGGACCCGCTCTTCGCGCCGTCCGCCACGCTCATCGTGCTCGCCGAGTCCCGGGGCCGGCAGCTCCGCCAGACCACCGAGATCGTCTTCGGGGTGGCCGCCGGCGTGCTGGTCGCCGAGCTGGTGGTGCTGGGGCTCGGATCGGGGGTGCTCAGCCTCTTCGTGGTGTTGCTGCTCACCGTCGGTCCGATGATCGCGGCCGGGGCGAGCAGCACCCTCGTGACGAACTCCGCGATCTCGGCGATCTATCTGGTGGTGGTCGCCGCTCCGCAGGGCCGGCTGGTGCCGTTCCGGTTCGCCGACGCGCTGATCGGCGGCGCGGTGGCGATCGCGGCGAGTCAGCTGCTGGTGGCGCGCAAGCCACTCGCTCCGCTGGTCGCCGAGGCGCGGCGCACCTACGCGGACCTCGCCGACCTGCTGGACGACCTCAACGAGGCGCTGACCCGGCACGACGAAAAAGCGGCGGATGCGGTTCTCGACCGTACCCATCAATTGAATGTCTGTGTGGAAAGGCTGCATGCGGCGGCTCTGGCGGCCGGCGAGACGCTGCGGCTGCGGGTGCGCAAGCGGCGCCGGCTGCGTCAGGTGCGCAACGTCGAGGAGACCACCCACCAGTTGGATCACGTGGTCGGCAACGTGTGGATGCTGGCCCGGAACGCGGTGACGCTGACCCGTCTGCACAGCGAGACCCCGCCTGATCTGAATCGGGCGATCGGTGCGCTGGCCGGGGCGGTGCGGTCGGCCGGTGAGTCCCTCGCCACCGACCTGACCGGGCGCGACGACCCGGATCGGCACGCCGGGCAGGCCGACGCGGACGCGCTGGAAGCGGTACGTATCGCCGGGAAGCTTCTGGACGAGGCGCCGCCGCTGCCGGTCACGATGATCGTCGGTCAGATCCGCACGACAGCCGTCGACCTGCTGCGCGGCGTGGGCCAGGACGACGACGCGGTGCTGAGCAGAGTGGACGAGGCCCTGGGCTGGACCCCCTGA
- a CDS encoding flavodoxin family protein produces MTTLRAVVLVCTLKPSPAESSAELLGREVLTALSDHDVTGEVIRVADHDVKFGVSTDEGDGDEWPAIRAKILDAQLLIIATPIWMGQPSSVCKMVLERLDAELSEEPPTIPGKVAAVAVVGNEDGAHHVTAEVLQALNDVGFTVAGSASTYWVGEAMGGLDYKDAGPKADTTGAATTTLAANAAHLAHLLAREPYPASS; encoded by the coding sequence ATGACAACTCTGCGTGCCGTGGTGCTGGTCTGCACCCTCAAACCGTCGCCCGCCGAATCCAGCGCCGAGCTGCTCGGTCGCGAGGTGCTCACCGCCCTGTCCGACCACGACGTCACCGGCGAGGTGATCCGGGTCGCCGACCACGATGTGAAGTTCGGGGTGTCCACGGACGAGGGTGACGGCGACGAATGGCCGGCCATCCGCGCGAAGATCCTCGACGCCCAGCTGCTGATCATCGCGACGCCGATCTGGATGGGTCAGCCCTCGAGCGTCTGCAAGATGGTCCTGGAACGCCTCGACGCGGAACTGTCCGAGGAACCGCCGACGATTCCGGGCAAGGTGGCGGCGGTCGCCGTGGTCGGCAACGAGGACGGGGCGCATCACGTCACCGCCGAGGTGCTGCAGGCGCTCAATGACGTCGGGTTCACGGTGGCGGGGAGCGCGTCGACGTACTGGGTGGGGGAGGCCATGGGCGGTCTCGACTACAAGGACGCCGGTCCGAAGGCGGACACCACGGGGGCCGCCACCACGACGCTGGCAGCCAACGCGGCGCACCTGGCGCATCTGCTCGCGCGTGAGCCGTACCCTGCTTCCTCGTGA
- a CDS encoding GMC family oxidoreductase N-terminal domain-containing protein, translated as MTPDQIQTLRLLCDTIVPSLDRPDDPDGFWARRATDVGADQGVLAMISGMPPEQQAGLAALFDALAANGFHQAPEQVLAGVTQASPEAAAGIAALTTVILLVTYGITDENGHNPFWTTIGYPGPVDARVPADDRRITPLRPDRDLELDADAVVIGSGAGGGLIAGRLAAAGKRVIVLEAGRYSTESDFDQLELPAYQRSYWRGGPTPTGDGNITLMAGAGVGGGTVINWTNCLRTKDHVREQWASEHGLTDVATSEFDRHLDTVWREMSVNDRCSEFNKVHEAMQRGADKLGWSFATVQRNWDEKRHDAAIAGHLGFGDRSGAKQSTLKVYLEKAVLEHGAQVVDNCRVDRILTRDGRAAGAVGQVGKHTVTVTAPIVVLAAGALESPGVLLRSGIGGPAVGDYLRLHPCTVTMGDYGTDMRAWWGAPQAGLVNEFATIEDGYGFLMESVQYTTGLAAGSIPFTSPEDHKQAMSTFRNNGSYIGLIRDHGHGRVTLDESGNTVAFYDLTDDLDVRNTRRAIEAEIRLHHAAGARRIQLFAHGLSAWQRGEDLEAYIARASSVPLRAGGATLFAAHQMGSCRMGADPATSVATPRGELHDTPGVWIGDASAFPTPSGTNPMITIMALASRTSEHILYA; from the coding sequence GTGACCCCTGACCAGATTCAGACACTCCGGCTTCTCTGCGACACCATCGTCCCGTCCCTGGACCGCCCCGACGACCCGGACGGCTTCTGGGCCCGCCGCGCCACCGACGTCGGCGCCGACCAGGGGGTCCTCGCGATGATCTCGGGCATGCCACCCGAGCAGCAGGCCGGGCTCGCCGCCCTCTTCGACGCGCTCGCCGCGAACGGCTTCCACCAGGCGCCCGAGCAGGTCCTCGCCGGCGTCACCCAGGCCTCCCCGGAGGCGGCCGCCGGGATCGCCGCGCTGACCACGGTGATCCTGCTCGTCACCTACGGGATCACCGACGAGAACGGGCACAACCCGTTCTGGACAACGATCGGCTACCCCGGACCCGTCGACGCACGCGTGCCCGCCGACGACCGGAGGATCACCCCGCTGCGCCCGGACCGCGACCTCGAACTGGACGCCGACGCCGTCGTGATCGGTTCCGGCGCGGGCGGCGGCCTGATCGCCGGGCGGCTCGCCGCAGCGGGCAAGCGGGTGATCGTCCTGGAGGCGGGCCGCTACAGCACCGAGTCCGACTTCGATCAGCTGGAGCTGCCGGCGTACCAGCGCTCGTACTGGCGCGGCGGTCCCACGCCGACCGGCGACGGCAACATCACGCTGATGGCGGGCGCCGGAGTGGGCGGCGGGACCGTTATCAACTGGACGAACTGCCTGCGTACCAAGGACCACGTCCGCGAGCAGTGGGCCAGTGAACACGGCCTCACCGACGTGGCGACTTCCGAGTTCGACAGGCACCTCGACACCGTGTGGCGGGAGATGTCCGTCAACGATCGGTGCTCGGAGTTCAACAAGGTCCACGAGGCGATGCAGCGTGGCGCGGACAAGCTGGGCTGGTCGTTCGCCACCGTGCAGCGCAACTGGGACGAGAAACGGCACGACGCGGCGATCGCCGGGCATCTCGGTTTCGGCGACCGGTCCGGGGCGAAGCAGTCGACGCTCAAGGTGTACCTGGAGAAGGCGGTGCTGGAGCACGGCGCTCAGGTCGTCGACAACTGCCGGGTCGACCGGATCCTCACGCGCGACGGCCGGGCCGCCGGCGCCGTCGGACAGGTCGGGAAACACACCGTCACCGTCACCGCGCCGATCGTCGTCCTCGCCGCCGGCGCCCTGGAATCCCCCGGCGTGCTCCTGCGCTCCGGCATCGGCGGCCCCGCCGTCGGCGACTACCTGCGCCTGCACCCGTGCACGGTCACCATGGGCGACTACGGAACCGACATGCGCGCCTGGTGGGGCGCCCCGCAGGCCGGCCTGGTCAACGAGTTCGCGACCATCGAGGACGGTTACGGCTTCCTCATGGAGAGCGTCCAGTACACGACGGGCCTCGCCGCCGGCTCCATCCCGTTCACCTCGCCCGAGGACCACAAACAGGCGATGTCCACGTTCCGCAACAACGGCTCCTACATCGGACTGATCCGCGACCACGGCCACGGCCGCGTCACCCTCGACGAGTCCGGCAACACCGTCGCGTTCTACGACCTCACCGACGACCTCGACGTCCGCAACACCCGCCGCGCCATCGAAGCCGAGATCCGCCTCCACCACGCCGCCGGCGCCCGCCGCATCCAGCTGTTCGCGCACGGCCTCTCCGCGTGGCAGCGGGGCGAGGACCTCGAGGCCTACATCGCGCGCGCGTCCTCGGTCCCGCTCCGGGCCGGCGGCGCCACCCTCTTCGCCGCACACCAGATGGGCAGCTGCCGCATGGGCGCCGACCCCGCCACCAGCGTCGCCACCCCGCGAGGCGAACTCCACGACACCCCCGGCGTCTGGATCGGCGACGCCTCAGCCTTCCCCACCCCGTCCGGCACCAACCCGATGATCACCATCATGGCCCTGGCCTCCCGAACCTCCGAACACATCCTGTACGCATAA
- a CDS encoding alpha/beta fold hydrolase yields MKPTIVLVHGAFAESASWNEVIAQLQAEGYPVIAAPNPLRSVSGDAAVVSALLATIDGPVVLAGHSYGGQVISNAAVGHDNVKALVFVAAFAPEAGESIGFLSGKFPGSTLGETLREVPLADGSVDLFIRPEKFHQQFIGDVSAEVAALAAATQRPLNTTALNEGSGEPAWKNVPSWFIYPELDLNIPLAAHRFMAERAGARTTVELPGASHAIPASEPAAVAETILRAARSVA; encoded by the coding sequence ATGAAGCCCACGATCGTCCTCGTCCACGGCGCCTTCGCCGAGTCCGCGAGCTGGAACGAGGTGATTGCGCAACTGCAGGCCGAGGGCTACCCGGTGATCGCCGCCCCGAACCCGCTGCGCAGCGTCTCCGGCGACGCGGCCGTCGTGTCCGCGCTGCTCGCCACGATCGACGGCCCGGTCGTGCTGGCCGGTCACTCGTACGGTGGTCAGGTCATCTCCAACGCCGCCGTCGGGCACGACAACGTCAAGGCGCTGGTCTTCGTCGCGGCGTTCGCGCCGGAGGCGGGGGAGAGCATCGGGTTCCTGTCCGGCAAGTTCCCGGGCAGCACGCTCGGCGAGACGCTGCGCGAGGTGCCCCTCGCCGACGGCAGCGTCGACCTGTTCATCCGGCCGGAGAAGTTCCACCAGCAGTTCATCGGTGACGTCTCCGCCGAGGTGGCCGCCCTGGCCGCCGCCACGCAGCGCCCGCTGAACACCACGGCGCTCAACGAGGGCTCCGGCGAGCCGGCGTGGAAGAACGTCCCGTCCTGGTTCATCTACCCGGAGCTGGACCTCAACATCCCGCTCGCGGCGCACCGCTTCATGGCGGAGCGGGCCGGCGCGCGGACCACGGTGGAGCTGCCGGGCGCCTCGCACGCGATCCCGGCGTCCGAGCCGGCGGCGGTCGCCGAGACCATCCTGCGGGCGGCGCGCTCGGTGGCGTAA